In Methanobacterium paludis, the following proteins share a genomic window:
- a CDS encoding putative PEP-binding protein yields the protein MIILKGIGTSPYIGVGEVKKVECYEDLMDLTGGEIVVVSRASRDMLSHLKKAGAVVTDYGGITSHVAIVLREMQVPCVVGTGIGTEVLKEGMLVTVESRTGNIYLGFMEREEEKEFFEVYNPSTRIKVNLNIPEIAKKVAPFADGVGSIRIENMIIRTGKHPLTLLNEGKLTEVIVKGLKTIVDAFYPKPVWFRTFDIPTDELKRLKGGNIEPDESNPLLGLRGIYKDLKNEDILKAEFLAIKILLDEGYYNLGVKIPFLRDISEYILFKRIMKEVGLHPHRDLDLGASIETPSAVCSFDEFVKEGLDFITLGMSDLTMCALAVDRRGVKVAKHFNLMHPAVLNMVEYVIRKCNENGIESCICGHAASDHRIVRKLVEFGISSISTNPDQILRIRKTVYNVENGIIMKGFGKELGF from the coding sequence ATGATAATACTCAAAGGGATAGGCACAAGTCCTTATATCGGTGTTGGAGAAGTAAAAAAGGTTGAATGCTACGAAGATCTCATGGATTTAACTGGAGGAGAAATCGTGGTGGTTTCAAGAGCATCGAGGGACATGCTCTCACATCTCAAGAAGGCAGGTGCAGTTGTAACGGACTACGGTGGAATAACAAGTCATGTTGCTATCGTTTTGAGGGAAATGCAGGTGCCATGTGTTGTTGGGACTGGAATAGGTACGGAAGTCCTTAAAGAGGGTATGTTGGTAACTGTTGAAAGCAGAACAGGCAACATCTACCTGGGTTTTATGGAACGTGAGGAAGAAAAAGAATTTTTTGAGGTTTACAATCCTTCAACACGGATAAAGGTCAATTTGAACATCCCTGAGATTGCAAAGAAGGTTGCCCCATTTGCAGATGGTGTTGGCTCCATAAGAATCGAAAACATGATAATACGCACTGGGAAACACCCACTCACTCTTCTTAACGAGGGAAAGCTAACAGAAGTTATTGTAAAAGGGCTAAAAACGATAGTTGATGCATTTTACCCAAAACCTGTTTGGTTCAGAACGTTTGACATACCTACAGATGAGTTAAAACGTTTGAAAGGTGGAAATATTGAACCAGATGAATCAAATCCCCTTTTGGGTCTTAGGGGAATATATAAAGACCTTAAAAATGAGGATATCCTAAAAGCTGAGTTTTTGGCAATAAAAATCCTTTTGGATGAGGGATACTATAATCTTGGGGTTAAAATTCCATTTTTAAGAGATATTTCCGAATATATCCTGTTCAAAAGGATTATGAAGGAAGTTGGTCTGCACCCCCATAGGGATCTGGATTTGGGTGCTTCAATTGAAACACCATCTGCAGTATGCAGCTTTGATGAATTTGTAAAGGAAGGTCTTGATTTTATAACACTTGGAATGAGTGATCTTACCATGTGTGCCCTTGCAGTGGACAGAAGAGGTGTTAAAGTTGCAAAACACTTCAACCTCATGCACCCTGCAGTTTTGAACATGGTAGAGTATGTTATAAGAAAGTGCAATGAGAATGGGATTGAAAGCTGCATATGCGGACACGCAGCATCAGACCATAGAATTGTACGCAAGCTCGTTGAGTTTGGGATAAGTTCCATTTCAACCAATCCAGATCAAATCTTAAGAATACGTAAAACAGTTTATAATGTTGAAAATGGTATTATAATGAAGGGATTTGGGAAGGAGCTTGGATTTTAA
- the hisA gene encoding 1-(5-phosphoribosyl)-5-[(5-phosphoribosylamino)methylideneamino]imidazole-4-carboxamide isomerase, with protein MFVIPAVDIKNGKCVQLIQGKPGTEQVIIENPEKVAKKWENKGASLLHVINLDGAFGDTSANLDIVKKIVETVSIPVQLGGGIRTKEDAAKLLEIGVNRIILGTMAIENPEYVEELSNEFGSDRILVALDSKDSKVVVKGWTEKTGKTAPELGKLFEKKGAGGILFTNVDVEGLMDGFHIKPLLELLNAVNIPVIYSGGVTSLDDIKKLRQTDAYGVVIGSALYKGKIKFEDAVTYEDN; from the coding sequence ATGTTTGTAATACCTGCAGTTGATATCAAAAATGGTAAATGCGTTCAGCTTATCCAGGGAAAACCTGGAACAGAACAGGTGATCATAGAAAACCCTGAAAAAGTTGCAAAGAAATGGGAGAATAAAGGAGCAAGTTTACTGCATGTGATAAACCTTGACGGGGCCTTTGGTGACACCAGTGCAAACCTTGACATTGTAAAAAAGATCGTTGAAACTGTTTCAATTCCAGTACAACTTGGAGGAGGCATAAGAACCAAGGAAGATGCCGCAAAACTGCTTGAAATTGGTGTAAACAGGATTATTCTAGGCACAATGGCCATAGAAAATCCAGAATATGTTGAAGAACTATCTAATGAATTTGGAAGCGACAGGATACTGGTTGCTCTGGATAGCAAGGATTCTAAGGTAGTTGTCAAAGGATGGACTGAAAAAACAGGAAAAACAGCCCCAGAACTTGGAAAACTCTTTGAAAAAAAGGGTGCTGGAGGTATATTATTTACAAACGTGGATGTTGAGGGTTTAATGGACGGATTTCATATTAAACCCCTTTTAGAGCTTTTAAATGCTGTTAATATTCCTGTAATCTACTCTGGTGGTGTGACTTCCCTTGATGATATTAAAAAACTCAGACAGACAGATGCCTATGGAGTTGTAATAGGTTCAGCCCTTTATAAAGGTAAAATAAAGTTTGAAGATGCCGTTACTTATGAAGATAATTGA
- a CDS encoding DMT family transporter, translating to MNRYWGYLSVITATIFFGIWNTFSKILLQYLDPIALSAIVYTIAGVFLFLVRLSPFNNRIMSILDGDADAETVISRKDYGILIITAVSGSVIAPIIYLNGLNLITAVNASLLMNVETLFIIILGILFLKERFHKRDIFGFLFIIVGTVFLATNGNIGNFLVGNNIGNLLVIIAALFYGIDTILSKFLSNKRDLIMVSAIKCSIGGSILLLLSLIFGMKFSVPLNHIPYLLFIGLVSIGFSFVLVYFAIRRIGSTRTGSIFSLSSLFGAIFAFIILSEPFTISQLLFGLLMLVGVFILYKNGE from the coding sequence ATGAATCGTTACTGGGGATACTTAAGCGTAATCACTGCTACTATATTCTTTGGAATATGGAACACCTTCAGCAAGATTTTACTTCAATATCTTGACCCAATAGCTCTCTCAGCAATTGTATATACCATTGCAGGTGTTTTTCTCTTTCTGGTTCGTTTATCACCCTTCAACAACAGGATAATGTCAATTTTGGATGGAGATGCCGATGCTGAAACCGTTATTTCTAGGAAAGATTATGGAATACTGATTATAACAGCAGTTTCAGGTTCTGTAATTGCACCAATAATTTATTTAAACGGTCTTAATCTGATCACAGCAGTTAATGCATCTCTACTAATGAACGTTGAGACACTGTTTATAATCATCCTTGGAATATTGTTTCTCAAGGAACGGTTTCATAAAAGAGATATTTTTGGATTTCTTTTTATTATTGTTGGAACTGTGTTCCTTGCAACCAATGGTAACATCGGAAATTTTTTAGTGGGCAACAACATCGGAAACCTGCTTGTGATAATTGCCGCATTATTCTACGGAATAGACACCATTTTAAGCAAGTTTTTAAGCAACAAACGTGACCTGATTATGGTAAGTGCTATAAAATGTTCGATTGGTGGTTCAATCCTGCTTTTATTGTCTCTTATTTTCGGGATGAAATTTAGTGTTCCTCTAAACCACATTCCCTACCTATTATTTATTGGGTTGGTGAGTATTGGATTTTCATTTGTTCTTGTTTACTTTGCAATCAGACGTATAGGATCCACAAGGACAGGATCTATCTTCTCCCTTTCATCATTGTTTGGAGCCATATTTGCATTTATAATTCTAAGCGAACCTTTTACAATTTCACAGTTATTATTCGGACTTTTAATGCTCGTCGGCGTTTTCATCTTGTATAAGAATGGTGAATGA
- the truA gene encoding tRNA pseudouridine(38-40) synthase TruA encodes MGGVAFKVAYIGTDFYGFQRQPNRRTVEEELLNAFKKANLMDDPKSSRYSIAGRTDRGVHAMGNVVSFVTDSKVIINQINDYLVDEIQIIGKAEVPYNFKPRFAESRYYRYVLVDDPLDGRDLDVNKMIKASKIFEGTHNFSNFSKRNERSPIRTIEDINIIEKKGLIMVDVVGESFLWNMVRRMVAVLLKVGRGQMELNEVAELLNSISYAPIFLVPPDGLILMDVKYDGVEFEYDRYARKKFLKTLKTEYLQKKTIAAVQKEMMGILRD; translated from the coding sequence ATGGGTGGAGTGGCTTTTAAGGTAGCGTACATTGGAACAGATTTTTATGGTTTTCAGAGGCAACCTAACAGGAGGACAGTCGAAGAGGAACTTCTAAATGCATTTAAAAAGGCAAATTTGATGGATGATCCTAAAAGTTCTAGATATTCAATAGCAGGACGGACTGACAGGGGAGTTCATGCAATGGGAAATGTTGTCTCGTTTGTTACAGATTCTAAAGTCATAATAAACCAGATAAATGATTATCTGGTGGATGAAATACAGATCATTGGAAAAGCAGAGGTTCCCTATAACTTCAAGCCACGTTTTGCTGAAAGCCGTTACTACAGGTATGTTCTTGTGGATGATCCCCTGGACGGGAGGGATCTTGATGTGAATAAAATGATAAAAGCATCTAAAATTTTTGAAGGTACCCATAACTTTTCTAATTTCTCAAAAAGAAATGAAAGGAGTCCAATAAGAACAATAGAAGACATTAATATCATTGAAAAGAAGGGTTTGATCATGGTTGATGTGGTTGGTGAAAGTTTCCTCTGGAACATGGTTCGAAGGATGGTGGCGGTACTTTTAAAAGTTGGAAGGGGTCAGATGGAGTTAAATGAAGTTGCTGAACTTTTAAATTCCATTTCATATGCTCCAATATTTTTAGTACCTCCAGATGGTCTTATTTTGATGGATGTTAAATATGATGGTGTTGAATTTGAATACGATAGGTATGCAAGAAAAAAATTCTTGAAAACCCTTAAAACTGAATATCTGCAGAAAAAAACAATTGCTGCAGTTCAAAAAGAGATGATGGGAATTTTAAGGGATTAA
- a CDS encoding DUF460 domain-containing protein: MRSLNIILKTEKFETEKTSEGQRGIIVGFDPGLTVGIAILDLNGKILSVTSFKEISRAEIIKHIMSQGKAVLIATDVYPPPKTVKKLASSLNSKIHSPYRSMSVESKIGLVGEYIGETSSADVSKVIRSDEVPQNDHERDALAAAIKTYKDYRNKLEQIEKRAENFELPDLAVDDIKIMVINDVSISNAIESVLKVQRELENVAEVENEDEEFDLGTSFIEEEGLETPTSRLEISKFKKRLKAQDKQINNLKQKNSQLQQDIEKYRSEISKLESKLDKLYYEYSRDILYKKEMASKVETIKRLQGKYNEEKARRCELEENLRLIKSTKDLELSKNVVPVKIIESFTKEGIKRACDYWKIKKGDVVFLVSSEGGGTQTASLLIHMGIKAVIIADKMAHQAEEEFEKHKVPILDAKMMDLEMIDEFAIIKAETLKKQIGQWNKDMEAKLLKEERKKLLKVIDEYRAKRKRLDKND, encoded by the coding sequence ATGAGAAGCTTAAATATAATTTTAAAAACTGAAAAATTTGAAACTGAAAAAACCAGTGAGGGACAACGCGGTATAATAGTTGGATTTGACCCAGGTCTCACAGTGGGAATTGCTATTCTCGATCTTAATGGAAAAATATTGTCTGTAACGAGTTTTAAGGAAATATCCCGGGCAGAAATAATAAAACACATCATGAGTCAGGGAAAAGCTGTTTTAATTGCAACGGATGTTTACCCTCCACCAAAAACAGTTAAAAAACTTGCATCATCTCTTAACTCAAAAATACATTCTCCCTACAGATCGATGTCTGTAGAATCAAAAATAGGGCTTGTAGGAGAATATATCGGTGAAACATCGTCGGCTGACGTATCCAAGGTTATACGTTCGGATGAAGTTCCACAAAACGATCATGAACGGGATGCACTGGCAGCGGCCATAAAAACCTATAAAGATTACAGGAATAAACTTGAGCAAATAGAAAAACGTGCAGAAAATTTTGAACTACCTGATCTTGCTGTGGATGACATAAAAATCATGGTTATAAATGATGTGTCCATAAGCAATGCAATAGAAAGCGTTTTGAAGGTTCAAAGGGAGCTTGAAAACGTTGCAGAGGTCGAAAATGAAGATGAAGAGTTCGATTTAGGTACATCTTTCATCGAGGAAGAAGGCTTAGAAACCCCAACTTCTCGTTTAGAGATTTCAAAGTTTAAAAAGCGTTTAAAAGCTCAGGATAAACAGATAAATAATTTAAAGCAGAAAAACAGTCAGCTTCAACAGGATATTGAAAAATACAGATCTGAAATATCAAAACTTGAATCTAAACTAGATAAATTATATTATGAATACTCCAGGGACATCCTATACAAAAAGGAGATGGCATCCAAGGTTGAAACTATAAAACGTCTTCAGGGAAAATATAATGAAGAAAAAGCCAGAAGATGCGAGCTTGAGGAAAACTTGAGACTAATTAAAAGTACAAAGGATTTAGAGCTCTCTAAAAATGTAGTTCCGGTGAAAATCATAGAATCGTTCACAAAAGAAGGGATAAAACGTGCATGTGATTACTGGAAGATAAAAAAAGGAGATGTTGTTTTTCTTGTGAGTTCTGAAGGTGGAGGTACGCAAACAGCATCTTTACTTATACATATGGGCATAAAGGCTGTTATAATTGCAGATAAAATGGCTCATCAAGCAGAAGAAGAATTTGAGAAGCATAAGGTCCCCATACTGGATGCAAAAATGATGGATCTTGAAATGATCGATGAGTTTGCAATCATAAAAGCTGAAACCTTAAAAAAACAGATAGGGCAATGGAATAAAGATATGGAAGCTAAATTATTAAAAGAGGAGAGAAAAAAACTTTTAAAGGTTATAGATGAATATCGTGCTAAAAGAAAGCGGTTAGATAAAAATGACTAG
- the wecB gene encoding non-hydrolyzing UDP-N-acetylglucosamine 2-epimerase, whose amino-acid sequence MKIAVIIGTRPEIIKMAPVIDEIDKRGIDYILIHTGQHYDYEMSHKFFIDLELKKPDFNIGVGSGSHGKQTAVMIKKIEDVLVAEKPDLVLVQGDTNAVLAGAVAASKLHIAVGHVEAGLRSYDKTMPEEINRQVADVASKLYFVPTEETALNLLFEGLSPHEIFITGNTIVDACIRNLKIAEKSSKALSDLDLDGDVLTLTMHRAENVDDPQRLRNITDALLEIGDELEDLKIIFPVHPRTVKNLKKYGIYDKLESAAHIQMTKPVGYLDFLLLLSNSKFIMTDSGGLQEEAITLNVPCMTLRYNTERPETVTAGGNILVGSSKQKIVDTLKQISGDEDLYKGMMEAQNPYGDGKTSQKILDVVLKAFDEGKLDIKSPEHIMSHEGRELLEIHDNTTVSEFEDNNRGSTVSIVFDGNVDGKKEAQFPYPDLNLEGKTVLVNNFRVK is encoded by the coding sequence ATGAAAATCGCAGTAATAATAGGCACACGACCTGAAATAATAAAAATGGCCCCAGTAATTGATGAAATTGATAAAAGAGGTATAGATTACATTCTTATTCATACAGGTCAACATTATGACTATGAAATGTCGCATAAGTTTTTCATTGACCTTGAACTCAAAAAACCAGACTTTAACATAGGTGTGGGTTCAGGATCCCATGGAAAACAGACCGCGGTGATGATAAAAAAGATAGAAGATGTTTTGGTAGCTGAAAAACCGGATCTGGTGCTGGTACAGGGAGATACCAACGCTGTGCTTGCCGGGGCGGTTGCAGCCTCAAAGCTCCATATCGCTGTGGGTCATGTGGAAGCAGGTTTAAGGTCTTATGATAAGACCATGCCGGAGGAGATAAACAGACAGGTCGCAGATGTGGCTTCGAAGCTTTACTTCGTACCAACGGAAGAAACAGCTTTAAATCTACTTTTTGAGGGTTTAAGCCCCCATGAAATATTCATAACCGGGAACACTATTGTGGACGCGTGTATAAGAAACCTTAAAATTGCAGAAAAAAGTTCAAAAGCATTATCAGACTTGGATTTAGATGGTGATGTCCTTACACTTACAATGCACAGGGCTGAGAACGTTGATGATCCGCAGAGACTTAGAAACATAACAGATGCCCTTCTGGAAATTGGTGATGAACTTGAGGATCTCAAAATAATCTTTCCAGTGCACCCAAGAACAGTCAAAAACCTTAAAAAATATGGAATATATGATAAACTTGAAAGTGCAGCCCACATTCAGATGACCAAGCCTGTAGGTTACCTGGATTTCTTGCTTTTATTATCAAATTCTAAATTCATCATGACAGACTCTGGAGGTCTACAGGAAGAAGCCATCACATTGAATGTGCCGTGTATGACGTTGAGATATAATACAGAAAGGCCTGAAACAGTAACAGCCGGCGGAAACATACTCGTTGGATCTTCAAAGCAGAAAATAGTAGACACTTTGAAACAGATTTCAGGGGATGAAGATCTTTACAAAGGAATGATGGAAGCTCAAAATCCATATGGTGATGGTAAGACTTCCCAAAAGATTTTAGATGTTGTTTTGAAAGCGTTTGATGAGGGTAAACTGGATATAAAATCTCCTGAACATATAATGAGTCATGAAGGTAGAGAACTTCTTGAAATACATGATAACACTACAGTATCTGAATTTGAGGATAATAACAGGGGTTCAACTGTGAGCATTGTTTTTGATGGAAATGTTGATGGAAAAAAAGAAGCTCAGTTCCCGTATCCTGATCTTAATCTAGAAGGTAAAACAGTACTTGTCAATAATTTCAGGGTTAAATAA
- a CDS encoding ATP-grasp domain-containing protein produces the protein MKLLIFEFATAVGVEDPSITTEGRAMLSGLLSDFEDIVADTKDYSVDYLISENLKIKNNGQGRPVNIQEDLENWLSKNIQKYDACLLIAPEEDLILYNLTKTIEDKGVKVIGSSSEAVMMCTDKSKMYNVLKDNKSISRYLIPTEKVFFEDINNYGEKYWTISNSKKVKGIKKVVKPADGVSCAGVRVVGSLTQFKKASLDIKPLTKLPYFLIQDYIEGVTSSVSLLVNGKTALPLSLNFQNVDLKDGKIDYNGGYVPLEHELSKRAKEVAKEAVESIDGLKGYVGVDMILGDDVNIVEINSRLTTPYVALRNILNFNLGKAIVDSVNEKLPSEVFINGKVEFKKEFNNLNIIKVVK, from the coding sequence TTGAAACTACTCATTTTTGAATTTGCAACAGCAGTAGGTGTAGAAGATCCTTCCATAACCACAGAAGGTAGAGCAATGCTCTCAGGACTTTTATCAGATTTTGAGGATATTGTGGCAGATACTAAAGATTATTCTGTGGATTATTTAATTTCTGAGAACCTAAAAATTAAAAACAATGGACAAGGTAGACCTGTAAACATCCAGGAAGATTTAGAAAACTGGTTAAGCAAGAATATCCAAAAATACGATGCTTGCTTACTTATAGCGCCGGAAGAAGACCTTATTCTTTATAATCTCACCAAAACAATAGAAGATAAAGGTGTTAAAGTTATAGGGTCAAGTTCTGAGGCTGTAATGATGTGTACGGACAAATCTAAAATGTACAACGTTTTGAAAGATAACAAATCAATTAGCCGATACCTTATACCCACTGAAAAAGTCTTTTTCGAAGATATAAATAACTATGGTGAGAAATATTGGACAATTTCTAATTCAAAAAAAGTTAAAGGTATAAAGAAGGTTGTAAAACCTGCAGATGGTGTTTCATGCGCGGGAGTGCGAGTTGTAGGGTCCTTAACCCAATTTAAAAAAGCTTCTTTGGATATAAAACCCCTGACCAAACTTCCATATTTCCTAATTCAAGACTACATTGAAGGGGTAACCTCAAGCGTTAGTCTGTTAGTTAATGGTAAAACTGCACTTCCTCTAAGTTTAAATTTCCAGAACGTTGATTTAAAAGATGGTAAAATAGATTATAATGGCGGTTATGTTCCACTTGAACATGAACTCTCGAAAAGGGCAAAAGAAGTGGCAAAAGAAGCTGTGGAATCCATTGATGGTTTGAAGGGTTACGTTGGTGTTGACATGATCCTGGGGGATGATGTAAACATTGTTGAAATAAATTCAAGGCTAACAACACCGTATGTGGCTTTAAGAAACATTTTAAACTTCAACCTTGGTAAAGCCATTGTAGATTCAGTTAACGAAAAATTGCCTTCTGAAGTTTTTATAAACGGCAAAGTAGAATTTAAAAAAGAATTTAACAATTTAAATATTATAAAAGTGGTAAAATGA
- a CDS encoding hydantoinase/oxoprolinase family protein has product MKDTVKIVGFDIGGANTDLAIIDFDRSGNIENIETDFEYLPMWMKKDELSMALLDLLGSYANDIDAVGISMTAELVDAYKTKKEGVMDVAKKSKDTFDVPVGFVGLDGIVDFNKLKEDPLKAAAANWIATAPIAAKIESNCIMIDTGSTTTDIIPIKNGKECAKGISDLERLKTGELIYSGTLRTNVATIVDKVPLDDVWIRVASELFAITADVHTVRGNIKKEDYSCNTPDGAGKSVDECMRRLSRVICGDMDVLSPGDIGEIAAFIHEMQVQKVSEALLEVSQRNQIDTVVTTGLGMDIIGKMASEVAGLNSVGMDQILKKDDCVVAPAVGTAILMEEYLRKV; this is encoded by the coding sequence ATGAAAGATACAGTTAAAATCGTAGGATTCGACATTGGAGGAGCAAATACAGACCTTGCAATCATTGATTTTGATAGATCTGGTAATATAGAAAATATAGAAACAGATTTTGAATATCTACCCATGTGGATGAAAAAAGACGAGCTTTCAATGGCTCTTTTGGATCTTTTAGGTTCATATGCTAACGATATTGATGCTGTGGGAATATCCATGACAGCAGAGCTTGTAGATGCATACAAAACCAAAAAAGAAGGGGTAATGGATGTTGCAAAAAAATCAAAAGACACATTTGATGTTCCAGTAGGTTTTGTGGGGCTCGACGGAATTGTTGATTTCAATAAGCTTAAAGAAGATCCATTGAAAGCTGCAGCTGCAAACTGGATTGCAACAGCACCAATAGCAGCAAAAATAGAGTCAAATTGTATAATGATAGATACTGGAAGCACAACCACAGATATCATCCCTATAAAAAATGGAAAGGAATGTGCAAAGGGAATATCAGACCTTGAAAGGCTTAAAACAGGTGAACTAATTTACAGCGGTACTTTGAGAACAAATGTGGCAACTATTGTGGATAAAGTGCCATTGGATGACGTTTGGATTCGAGTGGCTTCAGAACTATTTGCAATCACAGCAGACGTCCATACAGTGAGGGGTAATATAAAAAAAGAGGATTACAGCTGCAACACTCCTGATGGTGCTGGTAAATCTGTTGACGAATGCATGAGAAGACTTTCAAGGGTTATATGTGGTGATATGGATGTTTTAAGTCCTGGAGATATTGGGGAAATTGCAGCGTTCATACATGAGATGCAGGTTCAAAAGGTTTCTGAAGCTCTTTTAGAGGTTTCGCAGAGGAATCAAATCGATACTGTTGTTACGACAGGCCTTGGAATGGATATAATTGGAAAAATGGCCAGTGAAGTTGCAGGATTAAATTCAGTGGGTATGGATCAAATACTTAAAAAAGATGATTGTGTTGTTGCCCCTGCCGTTGGTACCGCTATTCTAATGGAAGAGTATTTGAGGAAGGTTTAA